A region from the Ptychodera flava strain L36383 chromosome 12, AS_Pfla_20210202, whole genome shotgun sequence genome encodes:
- the LOC139144996 gene encoding armadillo repeat-containing protein 5-like, which translates to MASTGDISSLNNLISRLKYGQPAQIVLDSLTRIRSEFIRRSDGVEEFRRLGGLKPLLTLISTPNERIVDVSLSILANCCMEEKTRIQVKRLNGIKPVVSILKTLKQTSILNRAARTLANLAIDPNIAEFIHLEEGAVATLVSLLQNAEDDECRQSVIRALRQLSKTEKHRDIVIEAEGIQPIAELLKSKHTGVIVASVRAVAEMTKNCDLNCVRQVTDAEGLASLVDLITHAKTVIREHAVLSLFNLMSHGIVRPSVGSAGGIKAFIGDIKKATNTATLSVQLLCVSCREVVNRVKIRELGGLELMIEMLKLDEYATHHETIIASFLCFVYDDKSLDVMVTNDVVSVLLTHLHRAIGTENQQMSADSSMDVSDLVKPSKAGENPETEVTAVEITRNEAIESDCVPSETDYTSSESAVCDELKTPSVGRVDHLASTPQSKRQCSSGGGPTSWPGLETPGTTRAFSPYLSPPGDHDTTAQYASPSYSYSPQHKMSPYASWSPPGSVFSVYSDTSDPGFQPEMSPVHHAEETDEVFEDTADDRLYNPEVTPEESAGSSHVVREDAVEEADPSVSGEASMDNGVLNDTSSAVKGGTSESPAQSNSDDNTNVTTTSMCSERDFDNLQTSKTKTHVECPEPKGLEHNILLFLSRLSQIEDPSNILVTKPCLKSILGYIVSTSSIGNRAVRILTRLIRNPHCFESMVLSHAPSLIHLLLEKSVTNLPERDDPDFTSSPASDTSKECEASQDGKEDQADCLKYAELLLKNLSIQGETPYGQGVISHCLLAGSAQEKLAGAIAVPFIYRNSSLRKKMLTEYSALRTLVSAIRTLSHEDGEISTMAADALSHLSVEVGIAAPAVGRLPSVVKSRNVLASANQEIRDSTSTFISRDVDVCADPGQDSCAYQQSRCQSDIQFAVADGPKIKANREQIASSSTVFAAMLSGSYVESKQSVVTINEVTHQAFSFIVHHLYGCRLETCAVMQELLDTIEELELEILALSDRFMLPTLLELLHDVIIVRYFNFLSIVRLYRYCCLYHCGSLQEECLSFILTKETGIMTRVACFKELSQCSENDSAYDKIYSLIERNI; encoded by the exons ATGGCGTCTACCGGCGATATTTCTTCGCTGAACAATTTAATTTCGCGATTAAAATACGGCCAACCTGCCCAAATTGTGCTTGATTCGCTGACAAGAATCAGAAGCGAATTTATAAGAAGATCAGATGGGGTGGAAGAATTTCGAAGATTGGGAGGTTTGAAGCCTCTGCTGACCCTGATAAGCACACCGAACGAGCGAATTGTTGACGTTTCGTTGAGTATCCTTGCGAACTGTTGTATGGAAGAGAAAACTCGAATACAG GTAAAACGTCTCAATGGAATAAAACCTGTGG TTTCCATTTTGAAGACGCTGAAACAGACGAGTATCCTGAATCGAGCAGCGAGAACATTGGCTAACCTGGCAATAGACCCGAATATTGCTGAATTCATTCACCTGGAAGAAGGGGCAGTTGCAACCTTAGTGAGTCTTCTACAGAACGCAGAGGATGACGAATGTCGTCAAAGTGTCATCAGGGCACTGCGTCAGCTGTCCAAGACAGAGAAACACAGGGACATTGTCATTGAAGCTGAAGGAATTCAACCAATTGCGGAGTTGCTGAAGTCGAAACACACCGGCGTCATTGTGGCCAGCGTCAGAGCTGTAGCCGAGATGACGAAGAATTGCGACCTGAATTGTGTTAGGCAGGTCACCGATGCGGAAGGGTTGGCAAGCTTAGTCGACCTCATAACCCATGCAAAAACTGTCATCAGGGAACACGCTGTATTGTCGTTGTTTAATTTGATGTCACATGGCATTGTACGCCCTTCTGTCGGGTCTGCAGGCGGGATCAAAGCATTCATCGGTGATATCAAAAAAGCAACCAACACTGCCACCTTGTCTGTTCAACTGCTTTGTGTCAGCTGTCGTGAAGTAGTGAATCGGGTCAAAATAAGAGAGCTCGGAGGGTTGGAACTGATGATCGAGATGTTGAAACTGGATGAGTATGCGACCCATCATGAGACTATAATAGCATCGTTTCTGTGCTTCGTGTATGATGACAAGAGCCTTGACGTAATGGTAACAAATGATGTTGTTTCTGTGTTGTTGACCCACCTGCACCGAGCCATTGGAACTGAAAATCAGCAAATGTCAGCAGACTCAAGTATGGACGTCTCAGATTTGGTGAAGCCGAGCAAAGCTGGTGAAAATCCGGAAACAGAGGTGACTGCTGTCGAGATTACGAGAAATGAAGCCATTGAAAGTGACTGTGTTCCCAGTGAAACCGATTACACCAGTAGTGAATCGGCTGTCTGTGACGAATTAAAGACACCATCAGTTGGTAGAGTTGATCATTTGGCGTCAACACCACAGTCCAAGAGGCAGTGCAGCAGTGGTGGTGGTCCCACATCCTGGCCTGGTCTGGAAACTCCGGGGACTACCAGAGCCTTTTCACCGTATCTATCCCCACCTGGCGACCATGACACCACGGCCCAGTATGCCAGTCCCTCCTATAGTTACTCCCCTCAACACAAGATGTCACCCTACGCCAGCTGGTCACCCCCAGGTAGTGTGTTCTCAGTCTACTCCGACACCAGCGATCCAGGATTCCAGCCGGAAATGTCACCGGTCCATCACGCCGAGGAAACAGATGAGGTATTTGAAGATACTGCAGACGACAGGCTGTACAATCCTGAGGTAACACCAGAAGAAAGTGCTGGCAGTTCACACGTCGTAAGAGAGGATGCAGTGGAGGAGGCTGATCCATCAGTATCTGGAGAGGCTAGTATGGACAATGGAGTATTGAATGATACATCAAGTGCAGTCAAAGGTGGCACATCAGAATCTCCAGCTCAGAGCAACAGTGATGATAACACAAATGTTACAACTACATCCATGTGCTCAGAAAGAGACTTTGATAACCTACAAACGAGCAAGACCAAAACACATGTTGAGTGTCCCGAACCAAAGGGCTTGGAACATAACATACTTCTGTTTCTGTCAAGGCTGTCCCAGATTGAGGACCCAAGTAACATTCTAGTCACAAAGCCCTGTTTGAAATCCATCTTGGGGTACATTGTAAGCACTTCAAGCATAGGCAACCGAGCAGTCCGGATCCTCACAAGACTGATACGGAACCCACACTGTTTTGAGTCCATGGTTCTCAGTCATGCACCGTCACTCATACACCTGCTCTTGGAAAAGTCAGTCACAAATTTACCAGAGAGAGACGATCCTGATTTCACTTCAAGTCCTGCGAGTGACACAAGTAAGGAATGTGAGGCCTCACAGGACGGCAAAGAGGACCAAGCAGATTGCCTGAAGTATGCAGAACTCCTGCTGAAGAATTTAAGCATTCAGGGAGAAACACCATATGGACAAGGGGTGATTTCCCATTGCCTCTTGGCTGGAAGTGCACAGGAAAAATTGGCCGGCGCCATAGCAGTGCCGTTCATTTACAG GAATTCAAGTCTCAGGAAGAAGATGCTGACTGAATACAGTGCTCTCAGAACACTTGTATCAGCCATCAGAACCCTGTCTCACGAGGACGGAGAAATATCAACAATGGCTGCTGATGCTCTGTCACACCTTTCCGTGGAGGTGGGTATAGCAGCACCAGCAGTGGGAAGGCTGCCCTCAGTGGTCAAAAGTAGAAATGTGCTAGCATCAGCCAACCAAGAAATCAGGGATAGTACCAGTACATTTATTTCACGTGATGTTGATGTTTGTGCTGATCCAGGTCAGGATAGCTGTGCCTACCAGCAATCACGATGTCAGAGTGATATTCAATTTGCTGTAGCAGATGGCCCAAAAATCAAGGCTAACAGGGAACAAATCGCCAGCTCATCGACGGTGTTTGCAGCAATGTTGTCAGGGAGCTATGTTGAATCAAAACAGAGCGTGGTTACCATCAATGAAGTGACCCACCAAGCATTTTCTTTCATCGTACACCATCTGTACGGATGTCGCTTAGAAACCTGCGCAGTGATGCAGGAGCTATTAGACACCATTGAAGAATTGGAATTAGAGATTCTGGCGCTGTCAGACCGTTTTATGCTGCCGACTTTGTTAGAATTGTTACACGACGTCATCATTGTACGATACTTCAACTTCTTGAGCATTGTTAGACTGTACAGATACTGCTGCCTGTACCACTGTGGCAGTCTTCAAGAAGAATGCCTCAGTTTTATACTGACAAAAGAGACAGGCATAATGACACGAGTTGCGTGTTTTAAAGAACTTTCTCAATGTTCAGAAAATGACTCTGCTTACGATAAGATATATTCCCTCATTGAAAGGAATATATGA